One Eubacteriales bacterium mix99 genomic window carries:
- the addB gene encoding helicase-exonuclease AddAB subunit AddB encodes MGIHYITGRSGSGKTMQVYREIRRALERGDSRLILMVPEQFTLQAERDLIRKLNLPGLLDVEVLSFSRLAHRVFNEVGGLTQIHINDQGRRMILRRLLDSCRDRLTVYKTVSGQSGFIEQISDLLADLKQHDIMPEQMRRQAERLDSNELLSGKLKDTARIYEEFNRYLKDRYIDSEDAVNALIERMDQSSFLSGVRIWMDGFDYYPPQTIRVMEKLAVLARDLTITFTVGLDDTGRDQDVFRVHALSLQKVRRMAKELHKKERFTHLAGSGRGPFRATGAPEIRHLERELYHYPYRTWPDAVHHIEAFAGNNPESEVENLAARIVSLTWEKGWRYNEMAVVSGDMETYGGIIKRVFPEYDIPFFLDEKRPVMENPVVDLVLTVLHVVRRGYRYDDVFKLLKTGFCGLSTDETEQLENYCLEFGIRGKGWQEPFIYGESDETLAALNDYRKRFVSPCLLLEKRLKRSSTVEGMVKALYQYLTEIHLQEQLREWIRELREMGKLDQVNENAQIWNIIMETLDQLVEILGDQKVSSEGFYRILESGFSSLEVGMIPTTLDQVLVGDIRRSKSQDVRALFVVGCNDGILPSGRQEEGLLAAEERDMLCSMGMDLGGSTELLSAEERFGIYTAFCKPSHFLSVSYAVSDAEGRALRPSILMDRLKKLFPRLEITGDRHVDTEPLMRIVTPKSTFPHMVCHMRSLADGKPESDLWWLVYDWYFRHPAWEKRRQDLEKALFYRNQEAPLGRDKAAGLYSLPIRASVSRLEQYVHCPFSHFIKYGLRPGERKQYAVEAPDIGELFHQSIEGFTAEVAEEGLDWRTLDDEKCGAMIDKIMDRILPEHNHGVLLSTHRYQYLAKRLKRTGKRAVWLLTDHIRRSSFRPIGNEISFGTRGTYPPIEIELPGGERMYLEGRIDRADIYREGEDAYLSVVDYKSGTESFDLSDAYYGLKLQLLVYLEALLEMEQRKINGKARPGGIFYFRIDDPLINTQEQVADVIQGEIRKKLKLKGLVLKDVHVVQCMDRDINGYSEVLPLGIKKDGTFHSRSSVLEEEQFFRLLGHIRRLIRDIGDEMLHGNIRIEPVRKGKETACRFCPYDGICQFDSRLEDNGYRLIHPLKDKEVLRKIEEDDRKPT; translated from the coding sequence TTGGGGATTCATTATATTACCGGGCGTTCCGGCAGCGGGAAGACCATGCAGGTATACCGGGAGATCCGGAGGGCTTTGGAACGGGGGGACAGCCGCCTGATCCTTATGGTTCCCGAGCAGTTTACACTGCAGGCCGAGCGGGATCTGATCCGGAAGCTGAATCTGCCCGGACTCCTGGATGTGGAGGTGCTGAGTTTTTCCCGCCTCGCCCACAGGGTATTCAATGAAGTGGGAGGACTGACACAGATCCATATCAATGACCAGGGCAGGCGGATGATTTTGCGCAGGCTTCTGGATTCCTGCCGGGATCGCCTCACGGTTTATAAAACGGTATCCGGACAAAGCGGTTTTATCGAACAGATCAGCGATCTGCTGGCGGATCTGAAACAGCACGATATCATGCCGGAGCAGATGCGCCGGCAGGCGGAGAGACTGGACTCCAACGAGCTGCTTTCCGGAAAGCTCAAGGATACGGCCCGGATCTATGAGGAATTCAATCGTTATCTGAAGGATCGGTACATTGATTCAGAGGATGCGGTGAATGCCCTGATTGAACGGATGGATCAGTCCTCGTTTCTTTCCGGTGTGCGGATCTGGATGGACGGTTTTGACTATTATCCGCCGCAGACCATCCGGGTGATGGAAAAGCTGGCGGTCCTGGCCCGGGATCTGACGATTACCTTTACTGTTGGTCTGGATGACACCGGCAGGGATCAGGATGTTTTCCGCGTTCATGCCCTCTCCCTTCAAAAAGTGCGCCGGATGGCAAAGGAACTGCACAAAAAGGAACGTTTCACTCATCTTGCCGGTTCCGGAAGAGGACCTTTCCGGGCCACGGGGGCTCCGGAGATCCGTCATTTGGAGCGGGAGCTTTACCATTACCCTTATCGGACCTGGCCGGATGCAGTACATCATATTGAAGCATTTGCCGGCAACAATCCGGAATCCGAAGTGGAAAATCTGGCAGCCCGGATCGTCTCCCTTACCTGGGAGAAGGGCTGGCGTTACAACGAAATGGCCGTTGTTTCCGGTGATATGGAAACCTATGGCGGTATCATCAAACGGGTTTTCCCGGAATATGACATTCCCTTTTTTCTGGATGAAAAACGGCCGGTGATGGAGAATCCTGTCGTGGATCTGGTCCTGACCGTTTTGCATGTGGTAAGACGCGGCTACCGGTACGATGACGTTTTTAAACTGCTGAAGACCGGATTCTGCGGCCTGTCCACCGACGAGACGGAGCAGCTGGAGAATTACTGTCTGGAATTCGGGATCCGGGGCAAAGGATGGCAGGAACCCTTTATCTATGGGGAATCGGATGAAACCCTTGCGGCATTGAATGACTACAGGAAGCGGTTTGTTTCCCCCTGTCTCCTGCTGGAGAAACGCCTGAAACGGAGCAGTACGGTGGAAGGCATGGTAAAGGCCCTGTATCAGTATCTGACGGAGATTCATCTGCAGGAGCAGCTGAGGGAATGGATCCGGGAACTCCGGGAAATGGGAAAGCTGGATCAAGTCAATGAGAACGCCCAGATCTGGAACATTATCATGGAGACTCTGGATCAGCTGGTGGAGATTCTGGGGGATCAGAAAGTTTCTTCGGAGGGATTTTATCGTATTCTGGAATCCGGATTTTCCTCTCTGGAAGTTGGCATGATTCCTACGACGCTGGATCAGGTTCTGGTGGGGGATATTCGCCGGTCCAAGAGCCAGGATGTCCGGGCACTGTTCGTTGTTGGCTGCAATGACGGGATCCTGCCTTCCGGAAGGCAGGAGGAAGGCCTTCTGGCGGCAGAGGAACGGGACATGCTTTGCAGTATGGGAATGGACCTGGGCGGAAGCACCGAGCTGCTTTCTGCGGAGGAACGATTCGGCATCTACACGGCATTCTGCAAGCCCTCCCACTTCCTGTCGGTCAGCTATGCCGTTTCCGACGCGGAAGGCAGGGCACTTCGTCCGTCCATTCTGATGGATCGGCTGAAAAAGCTGTTTCCCCGGCTGGAGATCACGGGAGACCGGCATGTGGACACAGAACCGCTGATGCGGATTGTTACCCCAAAGAGCACATTTCCCCATATGGTGTGCCATATGCGGAGCCTTGCAGACGGCAAGCCGGAATCGGATTTGTGGTGGCTGGTCTATGATTGGTATTTCCGGCATCCGGCCTGGGAAAAGAGAAGACAGGATCTGGAAAAGGCACTGTTTTACCGAAATCAGGAGGCACCGCTTGGCCGGGATAAGGCAGCGGGACTGTATTCCCTCCCGATTCGGGCCAGCGTGTCCCGGCTGGAGCAGTATGTCCATTGTCCTTTTTCCCATTTTATCAAATACGGCCTGCGGCCCGGAGAAAGGAAACAGTATGCAGTGGAAGCGCCGGACATCGGAGAACTGTTTCATCAGTCCATTGAGGGATTTACCGCAGAGGTTGCGGAGGAAGGACTGGATTGGCGGACACTGGATGATGAAAAGTGCGGGGCTATGATCGATAAAATCATGGACCGGATCCTGCCGGAGCATAACCATGGAGTGCTGCTGAGCACCCATCGCTATCAATATCTGGCGAAACGTCTGAAACGCACCGGCAAACGGGCGGTATGGCTTCTGACCGATCATATCCGGCGGAGCAGCTTCCGTCCCATTGGAAACGAAATCAGTTTCGGAACCAGGGGGACGTATCCGCCTATTGAGATCGAGCTTCCGGGGGGAGAGAGAATGTATCTGGAAGGCAGGATCGACCGGGCGGATATTTACCGGGAAGGGGAGGACGCATACCTCAGTGTCGTCGATTACAAATCCGGTACAGAGAGCTTTGATTTGTCCGATGCCTATTACGGGCTGAAACTGCAGTTGCTTGTTTATCTGGAAGCACTGCTGGAGATGGAGCAGCGAAAGATCAACGGAAAGGCCCGGCCCGGAGGAATCTTCTATTTCCGGATCGACGATCCCCTGATCAACACCCAGGAGCAGGTGGCGGATGTGATTCAGGGCGAGATCCGCAAAAAGCTGAAACTGAAGGGACTGGTTCTGAAGGATGTCCATGTTGTTCAGTGCATGGACCGTGATATAAACGGGTATTCCGAAGTCCTTCCCCTGGGGATTAAAAAGGACGGAACCTTTCACAGTCGTTCTTCCGTTTTGGAGGAGGAGCAGTTCTTCCGGCTTCTGGGTCATATCAGACGGCTGATCCGGGATATCGGCGACGAAATGCTGCACGGAAACATACGGATCGAGCCGGTCCGGAAAGGAAAGGAGACCGCATGCCGGTTTTGCCCCTATGACGGGATCTGCCAGTTTGACAGCCGTCTGGAGGACAACGGATACCGTCTGATCCATCCGCTGAAGGATAAGGAGGTTCTCCGGAAAATAGAAGAAGACGACCGGAAACCAACGTAA